One Clupea harengus chromosome 11, Ch_v2.0.2, whole genome shotgun sequence DNA window includes the following coding sequences:
- the med18 gene encoding mediator of RNA polymerase II transcription subunit 18: protein MEAPPVTVMPVTGGAINMMEYLLQGSVLDQALDSLLHRLRGLCDNIEPDTFADHELVYLLKGQQGQPFLLRARRSLAHPAAPWHLRYLGQPEVGDKSRHALVRNCVDVAASHSLPDFLNEMGFRMDHEFVAKGHVFRKGAMKVVVSKLSRVLVPGNTDNTEQLSLSSLVELSVLAPAGQDTMSEDMRSFAEQLKPLVHLEKIDPKKHT from the exons ATGGAGGCACCGCCAGTGACTGTTATGCCAGTAACGGGCGGTGCGATCAACATGATGGAATACCTGCTACAAG GAAGCGTCCTGGACCAGGCTCTGGATAGTCTGCTGCACAGGCTGCGTGGCTTGTGCGACAACATCGAGCCTGACACGTTCGCCGATCACGAGCTGGTGTACCTGCTGAAGGGCCAACAGGGCCAACCCTTCCTGTTGCGTGCCCGCCGCTCCCTCGCCCACCCGGCTGCCCCCTGGCACCTCCGCTACCTGGGCCAGCCCGAGGTGGGCGACAAGAGCCGGCACGCGCTGGTGCGCAACTGCGTGGACGTGGCGGCCTCGCACAGCCTGCCAGACTTCCTCAACGAGATGGGCTTCCGCATGGACCACGAGTTTGTGGCCAAGGGACATGTGTTCCGCAAGGGCGCCATGAAGGTGGTGGTGAGCAAACTGTCGCGGGTGCTCGTGCCGGGTAACACGGACAACACGGAGCAGCTCTCGCTGTCGTCGCTGGTGGAGCTCAGCGTGCTGGCGCCCGCCGGGCAGGACACGATGTCCGAAGACATGCGCTCCTTCGCCGAGCAGCTCAAGCCCTTGGTCCACCTGGAGAAGATCGACCCCAAGAAGCAcacgtga